From Fundulus heteroclitus isolate FHET01 chromosome 5, MU-UCD_Fhet_4.1, whole genome shotgun sequence, a single genomic window includes:
- the LOC105915620 gene encoding uncharacterized protein C4orf54 homolog has product MEAAEKTLTYRDDTGLPSNKLLNLGDKDQRTETNSDESNYVDLDMRPDGLKTVKVTFTGEGNQLSVIKGDSSKQEESQPASTESLLGTPTRIIPDSGSEQQAEPDSSECSDGGELRYTDMCLNGRSDSELSESHYITTHEIQLTELDHDVDYDLGRGTRWEFEDGNLVYAFVDYASFESDETKEGTLILEGARSQAKAQSNLSGAAVSTEQEDSDLCASSDESLCRAQSGGDPAAGKVHLSIQTASRAVNDPVGVFDPNARWLSPKHLGDGSHFSFVSPGVRTGPLCDSGQYFIPAPGRQHLATKLRRKDINEYSSGASSSISELDDADKEVRNLTAKSFRSLACPYFDAINLSTSSESSMSEYGLNKWSAYVDWNYGNITHNASGATLEMNKAAESRRSNRSKTGTKDQQTRICALNKRITSQQTASSGRKLQMKDQAVQQGVTLNFHCNVESRTPRGPKGVQKDEVLARSGCEMQYHHTDGSGDTHKRAIFASSLLKNVISKKMQFEQERKMERGEISDTYPSVSPSLHIKDLEGVKERSESRGLQGQTPELGFPANSPDDHRSSSSSCGPAEETQGDKKATDGAGEPQEARQEPRLGKEAEPASVKDSQSAATGELDTSSVLTKLLFVPNCQLLTKDGSLAGDLTSNPADTGAETCEKELQQEGDKMAEGKEKNERVGKAPEIKICLRNVKESKGCTLNIANLLTPKISYNVDRFRAADNGRCQVLSSAGKVPSFTVRDIRDTKCKFQTPIYHVRDVRKLVKSSYRFVSLDRSDRRCSTAAEEKTKAEPEKPSAMVIKCNSVKTNLKPAKDDTSQSQVEVDNPSETSSRVPAAATKQGNPDQPEVQLNPEAKVGKQRQDRFTGETNERRNDPAVPKQDALEKLKAAVKTMEQLYVFDRNEWKRRTQASPSLADSRVLPLLSKQPQGALDDQEAKSGARVPPCLTNGKEPQKNQGDKRSLNIIHVPYDQDTFKTQAQQSRTFTNRSVLHFGNQKRVDSQDSALQTSSAVTGSKTSMVPPVSAKTAEQNKAKSSSADPAVAKGCSDSENYLTIPGLGCPNEAKLLNQKPVAAEADSSLSKASPGDSNVSEQKRSPATADCPSATIYHLPTTATSPQKQQQVLCFSPTHPNMSPTPSGGEPVTQTQRKMLLDPTTGHYYLVDTPIQATTKRLFDPETGQYVDVPMPHSPVAPLTPVPFPLPPLALTPTYMVYPGFISPTLAAQAVMSQSPCHSEDAAGEGLKTKALSPGAEKAYYSATAEAQQGPLHLPLSLPAKGGTASSDGKALISITTQQGPRIIAPPSFDGKTMSFVVEHR; this is encoded by the coding sequence ATGGAAGCAGCGGAGAAAACTCTCACTTACCGAGATGACACCGGACTTCCCAGCAACAAGCTGCTTAACCTGGGCGACAAGGACCAGCGCACGGAGACGAACAGCGACGAGTCCAACTATGTGGACCTGGACATGAGACCCGACGGGCTGAAGACGGTGAAAGTGACTTTCACCGGAGAGGGGAACCAGCTGTCCGTGATCAAAGGCGACAGCTCGAAGCAGGAGGAGAGCCAACCCGCTTCGACCGAGTCCCTGCTGGGAACCCCGACCAGGATCATCCCGGACTCGGGGAGCGAGCAGCAGGCTGAGCCCGACTCCAGCGAGTGCAGCGACGGCGGCGAGCTGCGCTACACCGACATGTGTCTGAACGGCAGGAGCGACTCCGAGCTGTCCGAGTCGCACTACATCACCACGCACGAGATCCAGCTCACCGAGCTCGACCACGACGTGGACTACGACCTGGGCCGGGGGACGCGCTGGGAGTTCGAGGACGGCAACCTGGTCTACGCCTTTGTGGATTACGCCTCCTTTGAGAGCGACGAGACCAAGGAGGGCACCCTGATCCTGGAGGGGGCCCGGAGCCAGGCGAAGGCGCAGTCTAATCTTAGCGGAGCGGCTGTCAGCACCGAGCAGGAGGATAGCGATCTGTGCGCCAGCTCGGATGAGAGCCTGTGCAGAGCCCAGAGCGGCGGGGATCCCGCGGCGGGGAAAGTCCACCTGTCGATTCAAACCGCCTCCAGGGCGGTGAACGACCCGGTTGGCGTCTTTGACCCGAACGCGCGGTGGCTGTCTCCGAAACACCTCGGAGACGGGAGCCACTTCTCCTTCGTGAGCCCTGGCGTCAGAACGGGGCCCCTGTGCGATAGCGGTCAATATTTCATCCCGGCTCCGGGCCGTCAGCACCTCGCAACCAAACTGAGACGGAAAGATATTAATGAGTATTCCAGCGGAGCGTCCAGCTCCATCAGCGAGCTGGACGACGCTGATAAAGAGGTGCGTAACTTAACCGCCAAGTCCTTCCGAAGCTTGGCATGTCCATACTTTGATGCCATCAATCTCAGCACTTCCAGCGAGTCCTCCATGTCAGAATATGGCCTAAATAAGTGGTCAGCGTATGTGGACTGGAATTATGGCAACATTACGCACAATGCCTCCGGCGCAACGCTGGAAATGAACAAGGCTGCGGAGAGCAGGAGGAGTAACAGAAGTAAAACTGGCACCAAAGATCAACAGACACGGATCTGTGCACTGAACAAGAGGATAACCTCACAGCAGACCGCATCTTCAGGCAGAAAGCTCCAAATGAAAGATCAGGCAGTTCAGCAAGGGGTTACCCTGAACTTTCACTGCAATGTTGAATCCAGAACTCCCAGGGGCCCCAAGGGCGTCCAAAAAGACGAGGTGTTGGCCAGGTCGGGGTGTGAGATGCAGTATCATCACACAGATGGCTCGGGGGACACGCACAAGAGGGCTATTTTTGCCTCCAGCCTGCTGAAAAACGTCATTtccaaaaaaatgcagtttgaacAGGAACGCAAAATGGAGAGGGGGGAAATCTCAGACACGTACCCCTCAGTCTCCCCCAGCCTTCACATCAAAGATCTGGAGGGTGTGAAGGAGAGGAGTGAGAGCAGAGGCCTTCAGGGGCAAACCCCAGAATTAGGATTCCCTGCGAACTCCCCGGATGATCACAGGTCCAGTTCCAGCTCCTGTGGGCCTGCTGAGGAGACACAGGGTGACAAGAAGGCCACGGATGGTGCAGGGGAGCCCCAAGAGGCACGGCAGGAGCCACGGCTCGGGAAAGAGGCAGAGCCTGCATCTGTGAAAGACTCCCAAAGCGCCGCCACAGGAGAGCTGGACACCAGCAGCGTCCTAACCAAGCTTCTCTTTGTTCCAAACTGCCAGCTCCTTACAAAAGACGGAAGCTTGGCAGGGGATTTAACCTCTAACCCAGCTGACACGGGCGCGGAGACATGTGAGAaagagctgcagcaggaggggGACAAAATGGCAGagggcaaagaaaaaaacgagAGGGTGGGGAAAGCACCCGAGATCAAAATCTGCCTGAGAAACGTGAAAGAAAGCAAAGGCTGCACACTGAATATCGCAAATCTCCTAACCCCCAAAATCAGTTACAACGTCGACAGGTTCAGGGCGGCGGACAACGGCAGGTGTCAGGTTTTGTCCTCAGCGGGCAAGGTTCCGAGCTTCACCGTCAGAGACATCAGGGACACCAAGTGCAAGTTTCAGACGCCGATATATCACGTCAGGGATGTGCGTAAGCTGGTGAAAAGCTCATATCGTTTTGTCTCTTTGGACAGAAGCGATCGCAGATGTTCCACAGCAGCTGAGGAGAAAACCAAAGCGGAGCCGGAAAAACCCTCCGCGATGGTGATCAAATGCAACTCCGTTAAAACGAACCTCAAACCAGCGAAGGACGACACGTCGCAGTCACAGGTGGAGGTGGACAACCCGTCTGAGACCTCCAGCCGAGTTCCCGCTGCCGCGACCAAACAAGGGAATCCCGATCAGCCTGAGGTGCAGCTGAATCCCGAGGCCAAAGTGGGCAAACAGAGACAGGACAGGTTTACCGGGGAGACGAACGAGAGAAGAAACGACCCCGCGGTGCCAAAGCAAGACGCCTTGGAGAAGCTCAAAGCCGCGGTCAAAACCATGGAGCAGCTTTACGTTTTTGACAGGAACGAATGGAAGCGTAGAACCCAAGCCTCTCCCTCGCTCGCCGACAGCCGCGTGCTGCCTCTCCTCAGCAAGCAGCCGCAGGGAGCTCTGGACGACCAGGAGGCAAAAAGCGGCGCCAGGGTTCCGCCGTGTCTCACGAACGGCAAAGAACCACAGAAGAACCAAGGCGATAAAAGATCTCTGAACATAATACACGTCCCGTACGACCAGGACACTTTCAAAACACAGGCGCAACAAAGTCGAACCTTCACCAACAGAAGCGTGCTCCACTTTGGCAATCAGAAACGTGTTGACTCGCAGGATTCTGCCCTGCAGACATCGTCTGCAGTGACCGGCTCCAAAACGTCGATGGTACCGCCGGTGTCGGCAAAGACGGCGGAGCAGAACAAGGCCAAATCCAGCTCTGCAGACCCAGCCGTTGCAAAGGGTTGCTCGGACTCTGAGAACTACCTAACCATACCAGGGCTCGGGTGCCCAAATGAAGCCAAGCTGCTCAACCAGAAGCCTGTGGCGGCAGAGGCGGATTCGAGCCTTAGCAAAGCCAGTCCTGGGGATAGCAACGTCTCCGAGCAAAAGAGGAGCCCTGCAACAGCCGACTGCCCGTCTGCCACCATTTACCATCTTCCGACGACCGCGACAAGTCCtcagaaacagcagcaggtaTTGTGTTTCTCTCCCACCCACCCGAATATGTCCCCCACACCTTCTGGAGGAGAACCAGTCACTCAAACCCAGCGCAAGATGCTCCTGGACCCGACGACTGGACATTATTACTTAGTGGACACCCCCATACAGGCCACCACCAAGAGACTCTTCGACCCTGAGACGGGCCAGTACGTGGATGTCCCCATGCCTCACTCCCCCGTGGCGCCTCTCACGCCCGTGCCGTTCCCTCTGCCCCCCCTGGCTCTCACCCCCACCTACATGGTCTACCCAGGCTTCATCTCTCCCACGCTGGCCGCCCAGGCAGTGATGTCGCAGTCGCCCTGTCACTCAGAGGATGCAGCGGGAGAAGGCCTCAAAACCAAAGCCCTGAGCCCGGGGGCGGAAAAGGCGTACTACAGCGCAACAGCAGAGGCTCAGCAGGGGCCGCTTCACTTGCCCCTGAGTTTGCCCGCCAAAGGAGGGACGGCGAGCTCCGACGGAAAGGCACTTATCAGCATAACAACGCAGCAGGGTCCAAGAATCATCGCGCCGCCCTCGTTTGATGGAAAAACTATGAGCTTTGTGGTTGAGCATCGGTGA
- the LOC105915653 gene encoding microsomal triglyceride transfer protein large subunit isoform X2 gives MMSLLAVFLLCAAASVTASAQGAAAAAGPRLNNNQLYKFSYTTELLLDRARGSKEGSAGYRISSDVNINLAWRDPSNKDDQLIQLAISNVRIEPVSQRSEKNNVLHGSTAESLLGKTKLAALTKPFLVHLRNGKTKAFYSYWSEPASIKNLKRGITSLLQFQIHTGKVVENDVSGRCTVQYQATEGQVTRTKILESCKTSETGFTTHSTVLGVSRKSSSVTVFKLEDGFIQSAVAEEAHLLAVTARRSAAAKIVSRQTLVLLGKEAGPFEVAGKDVAGVVKSIDDKLAAVGIVPEKLKTQCKGCPSLFEHWQAAQKQLEPASLSKAAAPRSFLGFIQSIRKASKGEILKVLKSASKTILPQVVDAVTSAQTPASLDAMLEFLNFTDAKGLVLQERFLYACGFASHPNERMLQALLNIAKGKIGSPEIKESVVIIMGALVHKLCLKGSCDLPTVAQVKKMILEGPESSQAESEVQMYLLALKNSLLPEAIPILTRFAESEVGSYSTIALTALQRYDVSLITPEVKRTVNRVYHQNRRIYEKNVRAAAADVILSSNPSHMEVKNLLLSIGDLPHEMNKYMLSKIQDILRFQMPASKVIRQALKDMVSHNYDRFAKVGSSSSYSGFMAQSPDVTSTYSLDILYSGSGILRRSNMNIYGSSQGSMLHGLQVAIEAQGLESLIAATPDEGEEDLESFAGMSALLFDVQLRPVTFFKGYSDLMSKMFSMTGEPMNVVKGLILLTDHSEVIQLQSGLKASAEFQGGLAIDISGGMEISLWYRESKTSVNNRAALVVTGNVTVDMDFLRAGVEVSFETEASLDFITTVQFSEYPFLVCMQMDKATFPVSEYFTRYESMPSGKSVMSRKGKKQLVPGSEFPLHQENSNMCKRVFEPSW, from the exons ATGATGTCGCTTCTGGCCGTGTTCTTGCTTTGCGCAGCCGCCTCTGTCACAGCTTCTGCCCAAG gtgctgctgctgctgctggacccCGACTGAACAACAACCAGCTGTACAAATTCAGCTACACCACAGAGCTCCTGCTGGACAGAGCCCGGGGCTCAAAGGAGGGCAGCGCTGGCTACAGAATCTCAAGCGACGTGAACATTAACCTAGCTTGGAGAGATCCCAGCAACAAGGACGACCAGCTGATTCAGCTGGCT ATTTCAAATGTGAGGATTGAGCCCGTGTCGCAGAGGTCGGAGAAGAACAACGTCCTCCACGGATCCACAGCCGAAAGCCTCTTGGGGAAAACCAAACTAGCAGCTCTGACGAAACCTTTCCTGGTGCATCTGAGAAATGGAAAG ACTAAAGCATTCTACTCCTACTGGTCAGAACCGGCAAGCATCAAGAATTTGAAACGCGGCATCACCAGCTTACTGCAGTTTCAGATCCATACCGGGAAGGTTGTTGAG AATGATGTGTCTGGGAGGTGCACAGTTCAGTATCAAGCAACAGAAGGTCAAGTTACAAGAACCAAAATCCTGGAGTCGTGTAAGACTTCAGAGACTGGATTTACCACACATAGTACG gtATTGGGTGTAAGCAGGAAGTCCAGTTCTGTTACAGTGTTTAAACTTGAAGATGGTTTCATCCAGTCAGCCGTGGCTGAAGAAGCTCACCTTTTGGCCGTTACTGCCCGCCGATCCGCTGCCGCTAAAATTGTATCCAG ACAAACCCTggtgctgctgggcaaagaggCTGGACCCTTTGAGGTGGCTGGAAAAGATGTTGCCGGGGTTGTCAAGTCGATAGATGACAAACTGGCAGCTGTCGGGATTGTCCCAGAGAAGCTAAAAACCCAATGCAAAGGCTGTCCATCA CTCTTTGAACATTGGCAGGCGGCGCAGAAGCAGCTGGAGCCAGCGAGCCTGTCCAAAGCCGCGGCTCCTCGCAGCTTCCTGGGATTCATCCAGAGCATTCGGAAAGCGTCAAAGGGCGAGATCCTCAAAGTGCTGAAAAGTGCCAGCAAGACAATCCT ACCTCAGGTGGTAGATGCGGTGACTTCTGCCCAAACCCCTGCATCTCTGGACGCCATGCTTGAGTTTCTTAACTTCACCGACGCCAAGGGTTTAGTTCTGCAGGAGCGTTTTCTCTACGCGTGCGGCTTCGCCTCGCATCCCAACGAGCGAATGCTCCAGGCTCTGCTG AACATTGCTAAAGGGAAGATCGGCAGCCCGGAGATCAAAGAGTCAGTGGTGATCATCATGGGCGCTCTGGTCCACAAGCTGTGTCTGAAAGGAAGCTGCGATTTACCG ACGGTGGCGCAGGTGAAGAAGATGATTTTAGAAGGTCCCGAGAGCAGCCAGGCTGAGTCCGAGGTCCAGATGTACCTCCTGGCCCTGAAGAACTCTCTGCTCCCTGAGGCCATTCCCATTCTCACCAGGTTTGCAGAGTCAGAGGTGGGATCTTACAGCACCATCGCCCTTACCGCCCTGCAAAGATACGACGTGAGCCTCATCACCCCTGAG GTAAAACGGACCGTGAACAGGGTTTACCACCAGAACAGGCGGATCTATGAGAAGAATGTGAGGGCGGCGGCGGCCGACGTCATCCTCAGTAGCAACCCCTCACACATGGAGGTAAAAAATCTGCTGCTGTCCATCGGAGACCTGCCCCACGAGATGAACAAGTACATGCTGTCAAAGATCCAGGACATCCTTCGCTTCCAAATGCCTGCCAG CAAAGTTATACGACAAGCTTTGAAGGACATGGTTTCCCACAACTACGACCGCTTTGCCAAAGTTGGGTCTTCGTCTTCATACTCGGGATTCATGGCCC AATCTCCTGATGTGACCTCCACGTACAGTCTGGACATCTTGTACTCGGGCTCAGGGATCCTCAGGAGAAGCAACATGAATATTTATGGTTCAAGTCAAGGTTCAATGTTACATGGACTGCAG GTGGCGATTGAGGCTCAGGGTCTGGAGTCCCTAATCGCCGCCACTCCTGACGAGGGGGAGGAGGACCTGGAGTCGTTTGCTGGTATGTCGGCTCTGCTCTTCGACGTTCAGCTGCGACCCGTCACGTTCTTCAAGGGTTACAGCGACCTCATGTCCAAAATGTTCTCTATGACCGGGGAGCCGATGAACGTGGTGAAGGGACTCATCCTGCTCACGGATCACTCTGAG GTCATCCAGCTTCAGTCAGGTCTGAAGGCCAGTGCAGAGTTTCAAGGAGGCTTAGCCATTGATATTTCTGGAGGGATGGAGATAAGCCTGTGGTACCGAGAGTCTAAGACCAGCGTCAATAACAG AGCCGCCTTAGTGGTCACTGGCAACGTAACGGTGGACATGGACTTCCTGAGGGCAGGCGTGGAGGTCAGCTTTGAAACAGAAGCCTCACTGGACTTCATCACCACAGTCCAGTTCTCCGAATACCCCTTCCTGGTGTGCATGCAGATGGACAAGGCTACCTTCCCTGTCAG TGAATACTTCACCAGGTATGAGAGCATGCCATCGGGGAAGAGCGTTATGTCACGGAAGGGTAAAAAGCAGCTTGTGCCTGGCTCCGAGTTCCCTCTCCATCAGGAGAACTCCAACATGTGCAAACGGGTTTTTGAGCCCAGCTGGTAG
- the LOC105915653 gene encoding microsomal triglyceride transfer protein large subunit isoform X1: MMSLLAVFLLCAAASVTASAQGAGAAAAAGPRLNNNQLYKFSYTTELLLDRARGSKEGSAGYRISSDVNINLAWRDPSNKDDQLIQLAISNVRIEPVSQRSEKNNVLHGSTAESLLGKTKLAALTKPFLVHLRNGKTKAFYSYWSEPASIKNLKRGITSLLQFQIHTGKVVENDVSGRCTVQYQATEGQVTRTKILESCKTSETGFTTHSTVLGVSRKSSSVTVFKLEDGFIQSAVAEEAHLLAVTARRSAAAKIVSRQTLVLLGKEAGPFEVAGKDVAGVVKSIDDKLAAVGIVPEKLKTQCKGCPSLFEHWQAAQKQLEPASLSKAAAPRSFLGFIQSIRKASKGEILKVLKSASKTILPQVVDAVTSAQTPASLDAMLEFLNFTDAKGLVLQERFLYACGFASHPNERMLQALLNIAKGKIGSPEIKESVVIIMGALVHKLCLKGSCDLPTVAQVKKMILEGPESSQAESEVQMYLLALKNSLLPEAIPILTRFAESEVGSYSTIALTALQRYDVSLITPEVKRTVNRVYHQNRRIYEKNVRAAAADVILSSNPSHMEVKNLLLSIGDLPHEMNKYMLSKIQDILRFQMPASKVIRQALKDMVSHNYDRFAKVGSSSSYSGFMAQSPDVTSTYSLDILYSGSGILRRSNMNIYGSSQGSMLHGLQVAIEAQGLESLIAATPDEGEEDLESFAGMSALLFDVQLRPVTFFKGYSDLMSKMFSMTGEPMNVVKGLILLTDHSEVIQLQSGLKASAEFQGGLAIDISGGMEISLWYRESKTSVNNRAALVVTGNVTVDMDFLRAGVEVSFETEASLDFITTVQFSEYPFLVCMQMDKATFPVSEYFTRYESMPSGKSVMSRKGKKQLVPGSEFPLHQENSNMCKRVFEPSW; this comes from the exons ATGATGTCGCTTCTGGCCGTGTTCTTGCTTTGCGCAGCCGCCTCTGTCACAGCTTCTGCCCAAGGTG caggtgctgctgctgctgctggacccCGACTGAACAACAACCAGCTGTACAAATTCAGCTACACCACAGAGCTCCTGCTGGACAGAGCCCGGGGCTCAAAGGAGGGCAGCGCTGGCTACAGAATCTCAAGCGACGTGAACATTAACCTAGCTTGGAGAGATCCCAGCAACAAGGACGACCAGCTGATTCAGCTGGCT ATTTCAAATGTGAGGATTGAGCCCGTGTCGCAGAGGTCGGAGAAGAACAACGTCCTCCACGGATCCACAGCCGAAAGCCTCTTGGGGAAAACCAAACTAGCAGCTCTGACGAAACCTTTCCTGGTGCATCTGAGAAATGGAAAG ACTAAAGCATTCTACTCCTACTGGTCAGAACCGGCAAGCATCAAGAATTTGAAACGCGGCATCACCAGCTTACTGCAGTTTCAGATCCATACCGGGAAGGTTGTTGAG AATGATGTGTCTGGGAGGTGCACAGTTCAGTATCAAGCAACAGAAGGTCAAGTTACAAGAACCAAAATCCTGGAGTCGTGTAAGACTTCAGAGACTGGATTTACCACACATAGTACG gtATTGGGTGTAAGCAGGAAGTCCAGTTCTGTTACAGTGTTTAAACTTGAAGATGGTTTCATCCAGTCAGCCGTGGCTGAAGAAGCTCACCTTTTGGCCGTTACTGCCCGCCGATCCGCTGCCGCTAAAATTGTATCCAG ACAAACCCTggtgctgctgggcaaagaggCTGGACCCTTTGAGGTGGCTGGAAAAGATGTTGCCGGGGTTGTCAAGTCGATAGATGACAAACTGGCAGCTGTCGGGATTGTCCCAGAGAAGCTAAAAACCCAATGCAAAGGCTGTCCATCA CTCTTTGAACATTGGCAGGCGGCGCAGAAGCAGCTGGAGCCAGCGAGCCTGTCCAAAGCCGCGGCTCCTCGCAGCTTCCTGGGATTCATCCAGAGCATTCGGAAAGCGTCAAAGGGCGAGATCCTCAAAGTGCTGAAAAGTGCCAGCAAGACAATCCT ACCTCAGGTGGTAGATGCGGTGACTTCTGCCCAAACCCCTGCATCTCTGGACGCCATGCTTGAGTTTCTTAACTTCACCGACGCCAAGGGTTTAGTTCTGCAGGAGCGTTTTCTCTACGCGTGCGGCTTCGCCTCGCATCCCAACGAGCGAATGCTCCAGGCTCTGCTG AACATTGCTAAAGGGAAGATCGGCAGCCCGGAGATCAAAGAGTCAGTGGTGATCATCATGGGCGCTCTGGTCCACAAGCTGTGTCTGAAAGGAAGCTGCGATTTACCG ACGGTGGCGCAGGTGAAGAAGATGATTTTAGAAGGTCCCGAGAGCAGCCAGGCTGAGTCCGAGGTCCAGATGTACCTCCTGGCCCTGAAGAACTCTCTGCTCCCTGAGGCCATTCCCATTCTCACCAGGTTTGCAGAGTCAGAGGTGGGATCTTACAGCACCATCGCCCTTACCGCCCTGCAAAGATACGACGTGAGCCTCATCACCCCTGAG GTAAAACGGACCGTGAACAGGGTTTACCACCAGAACAGGCGGATCTATGAGAAGAATGTGAGGGCGGCGGCGGCCGACGTCATCCTCAGTAGCAACCCCTCACACATGGAGGTAAAAAATCTGCTGCTGTCCATCGGAGACCTGCCCCACGAGATGAACAAGTACATGCTGTCAAAGATCCAGGACATCCTTCGCTTCCAAATGCCTGCCAG CAAAGTTATACGACAAGCTTTGAAGGACATGGTTTCCCACAACTACGACCGCTTTGCCAAAGTTGGGTCTTCGTCTTCATACTCGGGATTCATGGCCC AATCTCCTGATGTGACCTCCACGTACAGTCTGGACATCTTGTACTCGGGCTCAGGGATCCTCAGGAGAAGCAACATGAATATTTATGGTTCAAGTCAAGGTTCAATGTTACATGGACTGCAG GTGGCGATTGAGGCTCAGGGTCTGGAGTCCCTAATCGCCGCCACTCCTGACGAGGGGGAGGAGGACCTGGAGTCGTTTGCTGGTATGTCGGCTCTGCTCTTCGACGTTCAGCTGCGACCCGTCACGTTCTTCAAGGGTTACAGCGACCTCATGTCCAAAATGTTCTCTATGACCGGGGAGCCGATGAACGTGGTGAAGGGACTCATCCTGCTCACGGATCACTCTGAG GTCATCCAGCTTCAGTCAGGTCTGAAGGCCAGTGCAGAGTTTCAAGGAGGCTTAGCCATTGATATTTCTGGAGGGATGGAGATAAGCCTGTGGTACCGAGAGTCTAAGACCAGCGTCAATAACAG AGCCGCCTTAGTGGTCACTGGCAACGTAACGGTGGACATGGACTTCCTGAGGGCAGGCGTGGAGGTCAGCTTTGAAACAGAAGCCTCACTGGACTTCATCACCACAGTCCAGTTCTCCGAATACCCCTTCCTGGTGTGCATGCAGATGGACAAGGCTACCTTCCCTGTCAG TGAATACTTCACCAGGTATGAGAGCATGCCATCGGGGAAGAGCGTTATGTCACGGAAGGGTAAAAAGCAGCTTGTGCCTGGCTCCGAGTTCCCTCTCCATCAGGAGAACTCCAACATGTGCAAACGGGTTTTTGAGCCCAGCTGGTAG